From Deinococcus taeanensis, one genomic window encodes:
- the pstB gene encoding phosphate ABC transporter ATP-binding protein PstB: MTPILDAQNVNIYYGEKQAVNSVNLRVQRGTVNALIGPSGCGKTTFLRAINRMHDLTPGARVQGTILLDGQDVYGPGVDPVSMRRRVGMVFQKPNPFPTMSVFENVVAGLKLAGMRDQKRLMEVAERSLRGAALWDEVKDRLKTPATGLSGGQQQRLCIARALAVEPEILLMDEPTSALDPASTAKIEDLMTDLKKVTTIIIVTHNMHQAARVSDTTSFFLNGDLVEHGVTAQLFTSPRDERTEAYVTGRFG; encoded by the coding sequence TTGACCCCCATCCTTGACGCACAGAATGTCAACATCTACTACGGCGAGAAGCAGGCCGTGAACAGCGTGAACCTCCGCGTGCAGCGCGGCACGGTCAACGCTCTCATCGGCCCGAGCGGCTGCGGAAAAACCACGTTCCTGCGGGCCATCAACCGCATGCATGACCTGACGCCCGGCGCGCGCGTGCAGGGCACCATTCTCCTGGACGGACAGGACGTGTATGGGCCCGGCGTGGATCCGGTCAGCATGCGCCGCCGTGTGGGGATGGTGTTCCAGAAGCCCAATCCCTTCCCCACGATGAGTGTCTTCGAGAATGTCGTGGCCGGCCTGAAACTCGCCGGGATGCGCGACCAGAAGCGCCTGATGGAGGTGGCCGAGCGGTCCCTGCGCGGCGCGGCCCTGTGGGACGAGGTGAAAGACCGCCTGAAGACCCCGGCGACCGGCCTCTCAGGCGGGCAGCAGCAGCGGCTGTGCATCGCGCGGGCGCTTGCCGTTGAACCGGAAATCCTGCTGATGGATGAACCCACCAGCGCCCTCGATCCGGCGAGTACCGCCAAGATCGAGGACCTGATGACAGACCTGAAGAAGGTCACGACCATCATCATCGTGACGCACAACATGCACCAGGCCGCCCGCGTGAGCGACACCACCAGCTTTTTCCTGAACGGCGACCTGGTCGAGCACGGCGTGACGGCGCAGCTGTTCACGTCCCCCCGGGATGAGCGGACGGAGGCGTACGTCACCGGCCGTTTCGGCTGA
- a CDS encoding fumarylacetoacetate hydrolase family protein: MKTANFIARGRQHRGVLRDGLLIDAAGEGHHPDEVQFLLPVTPGKVIALALNYADHNAELGFKTPEEPVMFLKPNTSLLPHRGTVEYPRGAQFMHYEVELGVVIGRDARRVKARDALDYIGGYTIANDLVVRDYVSNYYRPPMRAKGWDTFGPLGPYLVSADEVPDPDNLGLRAFVNGELRQEGNTRDMILRGPELIEFMSRFMTLQAGDVILTGTPKGVSHVKPGDVMRLEIDGLGALENDVQWESETAEPLTAQEGARV; encoded by the coding sequence ATGAAAACCGCCAATTTCATCGCCCGTGGCCGCCAGCACCGCGGGGTGCTGCGCGACGGGCTCCTCATCGACGCCGCCGGCGAGGGCCACCACCCGGATGAGGTGCAGTTCCTGCTGCCCGTCACGCCGGGTAAGGTCATCGCACTGGCCCTGAACTACGCCGACCACAACGCCGAACTGGGCTTCAAAACGCCCGAGGAACCCGTGATGTTCCTCAAGCCCAACACCAGTCTGCTGCCGCACCGCGGCACCGTCGAGTATCCGCGCGGCGCGCAGTTCATGCACTACGAGGTGGAACTCGGCGTCGTGATCGGCCGGGACGCCCGGCGCGTCAAGGCCAGGGACGCGCTGGACTACATTGGCGGGTACACCATCGCCAACGACCTCGTCGTGCGCGATTACGTGAGCAACTACTACCGCCCGCCGATGCGCGCCAAGGGCTGGGATACCTTCGGTCCCCTGGGGCCGTACCTCGTGTCGGCCGATGAGGTGCCCGACCCGGACAACCTGGGCCTCCGGGCGTTCGTGAACGGGGAACTGCGGCAGGAAGGCAACACGCGGGACATGATCCTGCGCGGGCCGGAACTGATCGAGTTCATGAGCCGTTTCATGACCCTGCAGGCCGGGGACGTCATCCTGACCGGGACCCCCAAGGGCGTGTCACACGTGAAACCCGGCGACGTGATGCGCCTCGAGATCGACGGGCTGGGCGCCCTGGAAAACGACGTGCAGTGGGAGTCGGAGACCGCCGAACCGCTGACCGCGCAGGAAGGAGCGCGGGTATAA
- a CDS encoding ArsR/SmtB family transcription factor, whose amino-acid sequence MTLLPSTPVLAQLKALSHEIRYELVRLLAQGERCVCDLELLLALPQSKVSYHLAVLRDAGLVQAEQRGKNIYYTLCQERLFSLGGALLTDVFVSPAALTHQIKSIC is encoded by the coding sequence ATGACGCTTCTGCCTTCAACCCCGGTGCTGGCGCAGCTCAAGGCCCTGTCGCACGAAATCCGGTATGAACTCGTGCGGCTGCTGGCACAGGGAGAACGGTGCGTGTGCGACCTCGAACTGCTGCTCGCGCTGCCGCAGTCGAAAGTGTCCTACCACCTGGCAGTTCTCCGGGACGCGGGGCTGGTGCAGGCGGAGCAACGCGGCAAGAACATCTACTACACGCTGTGTCAGGAGCGGCTGTTCAGCCTGGGCGGCGCACTGCTGACCGACGTGTTTGTCTCACCCGCCGCCTTGACGCATCAAATTAAATCCATATGCTGA
- the hpaI gene encoding 4-hydroxy-2-oxoheptanedioate aldolase — MTAPDLHNPFKAALARREAQIGLWLALGDPYSAEIVAGAGLHWLLIDGEHAPNDVRSTLSILQALAAYPVTPVVRPPIGHTHLIKQYLDLGVQTLLIPMVETAAQARDLVAATHYPPRGVRGVGSAIARASRWNAAADYVHHADEQVCLLVQVESAAGLAALDDILTVDGVDGVFIGPADLSASLGHRGNPGHPEVQGAILNAVTRITAAGRAAGILCTEAQADLYLQAGCTFVAVGVDTSLLARATRDLASRFCAQAAPDGPGSGPY; from the coding sequence ATGACCGCGCCGGACCTGCACAACCCGTTCAAGGCGGCCCTGGCGCGCCGCGAGGCGCAGATTGGCCTGTGGCTGGCCCTGGGCGACCCGTACAGCGCGGAAATCGTGGCGGGCGCCGGCCTGCACTGGCTGCTGATCGACGGCGAGCACGCCCCGAACGACGTGCGCAGCACCCTCAGCATCCTGCAGGCACTCGCGGCGTACCCGGTCACGCCGGTCGTGCGGCCCCCCATAGGGCACACCCACCTGATCAAGCAGTACCTGGACCTGGGCGTGCAGACCCTGCTGATTCCCATGGTCGAAACGGCCGCGCAGGCCCGCGACCTCGTGGCCGCCACCCATTACCCGCCGCGCGGCGTGCGGGGGGTGGGCAGCGCCATTGCCCGAGCGTCCCGCTGGAACGCTGCGGCCGACTACGTGCATCACGCCGACGAGCAGGTGTGTCTGCTCGTCCAGGTGGAAAGCGCCGCCGGACTGGCCGCGCTGGATGACATTCTCACCGTGGACGGCGTGGACGGCGTGTTCATCGGCCCGGCCGACCTGTCGGCCAGCCTGGGGCACCGCGGGAATCCCGGGCACCCGGAGGTTCAGGGCGCCATCCTGAACGCCGTGACCCGCATCACGGCGGCTGGCCGCGCCGCGGGCATCCTGTGCACCGAGGCCCAGGCTGACCTGTACCTGCAGGCGGGATGCACCTTCGTGGCAGTAGGCGTGGACACCTCCCTGCTCGCGCGGGCCACGCGCGACCTCGCCTCACGGTTCTGCGCCCAGGCGGCGCCGGACGGACCCGGCAGCGGGCCGTACTGA
- a CDS encoding arsenate reductase ArsC translates to MIRVLILCTHNSARSQMAEALTRDAARRLRVPLDVHSAGTEATRVKDDARTVMAELGLDLSAHTSKTLHDVPDPQNFDYVITVCDSAAETCPVYPGRTTRLHYPFVDPSGGSLNRWRAVRDQQRTLFEAFVQALGTGTPVPPTYADSPAVTVA, encoded by the coding sequence ATGATCCGCGTCCTGATTCTCTGCACGCACAACAGTGCCCGCAGCCAGATGGCCGAAGCCCTCACCCGCGACGCGGCCCGACGGCTGCGCGTTCCCCTGGACGTTCACTCGGCCGGCACCGAAGCCACCCGCGTGAAAGACGACGCCCGGACCGTGATGGCCGAACTCGGCCTTGACCTGAGCGCCCACACCAGCAAGACCCTGCACGACGTGCCCGACCCGCAGAACTTCGATTACGTGATCACGGTCTGCGACAGCGCGGCTGAAACCTGCCCGGTCTACCCGGGCCGCACCACGCGCCTGCACTACCCGTTCGTGGACCCCTCCGGCGGCAGCCTGAACCGCTGGCGCGCCGTCCGTGACCAGCAGCGGACCCTCTTCGAGGCGTTCGTCCAGGCGCTCGGCACCGGCACCCCCGTGCCACCCACCTACGCGGACAGCCCCGCCGTCACGGTCGCCTGA
- a CDS encoding 2,3-dihydro-2,3-dihydroxybenzoate dehydrogenase, producing MNGTNWADRVALVTGAAQGIGAAVTRALAARGARVLATDVQGIPDDLKALLGVSAAPLDVTDPAAAERAVTLAEDRLGPLTDLVNVAGILRPGRLTDLSDADWHATIAVNTTGVFFVSRAAARRMQAHRRGAIVTVGSNAAHVPRSGMGAYAASKAAATHLTRCLALELAPYGVRCNLISPGSTDTAMQRQLWTGPDAPARVIAGDPAHHRVGIPLGRLATPEDIAHAALFLLSDEARHITMQHLTVDGGATLGA from the coding sequence ATGAACGGCACGAACTGGGCGGACCGGGTGGCACTCGTGACCGGCGCGGCCCAGGGCATCGGCGCGGCGGTCACCCGGGCACTGGCCGCGCGGGGCGCGCGCGTACTCGCCACGGACGTGCAGGGCATCCCGGACGACCTCAAGGCGCTGCTTGGCGTGAGCGCCGCGCCGCTGGACGTCACCGATCCAGCGGCCGCCGAGCGGGCCGTGACGCTCGCCGAGGACCGTCTGGGCCCCCTGACGGACCTCGTGAACGTGGCGGGAATCCTGCGGCCCGGGCGGCTCACGGACCTCAGCGACGCGGACTGGCACGCCACCATCGCGGTCAATACGACCGGAGTGTTCTTCGTTTCTCGCGCCGCGGCCCGGCGCATGCAGGCCCACAGGCGCGGCGCGATCGTCACGGTCGGCTCAAACGCCGCGCATGTGCCCCGGTCGGGCATGGGCGCGTACGCCGCCAGCAAGGCCGCGGCCACGCACCTGACGCGCTGCCTGGCCCTGGAACTCGCGCCGTACGGCGTGCGCTGCAACCTGATCTCCCCGGGGTCCACAGACACGGCCATGCAGCGCCAGCTGTGGACCGGGCCCGACGCGCCTGCCCGCGTGATTGCCGGCGACCCGGCGCACCACCGGGTGGGGATTCCGCTGGGGCGCCTCGCCACGCCGGAAGACATTGCGCACGCCGCGCTGTTCCTGCTGTCCGATGAAGCCCGGCACATCACCATGCAGCACCTGACCGTCGACGGCGGCGCCACCCTGGGCGCCTGA
- the pstA gene encoding phosphate ABC transporter permease PstA, whose amino-acid sequence MMSAVRTDRPPRHQLSAARRARNLLMGGLILLATLIVVAPLILIFAYLLREGIGAMNVNFFTRVPAPEGETGGGLANAILGSVEMLAMASVIGVVVGVAGGIFLAEYPRHPLMPTIRMISDVLAGIPAIVMGLVAYGLIVLHFGFSGLAGAVALGFLMIPIVVRTTEEVLKLVPHTVREAGLALGLPKWLVTLRIVLPAAAGGIVTGVMLALARVAGEAAPLLFTAFGNNQINLDPTKPMSALPLEIYRGATSAYDENQRLAKAGALLLITLIFLTSLLARRASRRK is encoded by the coding sequence ATGATGAGCGCCGTCCGCACCGACCGGCCGCCCCGCCACCAGCTCAGCGCGGCCCGGCGCGCCCGGAACCTGCTGATGGGCGGCCTGATTCTTCTCGCCACCCTGATCGTTGTGGCGCCCCTGATCCTGATCTTCGCGTACCTGCTGCGCGAAGGCATCGGGGCCATGAACGTCAACTTCTTCACGCGCGTGCCGGCCCCGGAAGGGGAGACCGGGGGCGGGCTCGCCAACGCCATTCTGGGCAGCGTGGAGATGCTCGCCATGGCCAGCGTGATCGGGGTGGTGGTGGGCGTGGCAGGCGGCATTTTTCTCGCCGAGTACCCCCGGCACCCCTTGATGCCCACCATCCGCATGATCAGTGACGTCCTCGCCGGCATTCCCGCGATCGTGATGGGCCTCGTCGCGTACGGCCTGATCGTCCTGCACTTCGGGTTCTCCGGCCTGGCGGGTGCGGTCGCGCTGGGCTTCCTGATGATTCCCATCGTGGTCCGCACCACCGAGGAAGTCCTCAAGCTCGTGCCGCACACCGTCCGCGAGGCGGGGCTCGCTCTGGGCCTCCCGAAGTGGCTCGTGACGCTGCGTATCGTGCTGCCGGCCGCAGCCGGCGGCATCGTGACCGGCGTGATGCTGGCCCTGGCCCGCGTGGCCGGGGAGGCCGCGCCGCTGCTGTTCACGGCATTCGGCAACAACCAGATCAATCTGGACCCCACCAAACCCATGAGCGCCCTGCCGCTGGAAATCTACCGCGGCGCCACCAGCGCCTACGACGAGAACCAGCGCCTCGCAAAGGCGGGCGCGCTGCTCCTGATCACCCTGATCTTCCTCACCAGTCTGCTCGCCCGCCGCGCCAGCCGGCGAAAGTAA
- a CDS encoding 5-carboxymethyl-2-hydroxymuconate Delta-isomerase, producing MPHLIVEYTDNLPDPRMPALLRALNGVLLARQDVYPPGGIRARAVRLTEYLVADGTHDDAFVHVTLKIAAGRSDAVKRDTGEALFGVLKAHFEADFGTRFLALSLDITEFSGAGTFKHNNIHARYRQERA from the coding sequence ATGCCGCACCTGATCGTGGAGTACACCGATAACCTCCCGGACCCGCGCATGCCGGCGCTGCTGCGCGCCCTGAACGGCGTGCTGCTCGCGCGCCAAGACGTGTACCCGCCCGGCGGCATCCGCGCCCGCGCCGTGCGCCTGACCGAGTACCTGGTCGCGGACGGCACGCACGACGACGCGTTCGTGCACGTCACCCTGAAGATCGCTGCGGGCCGCAGCGACGCGGTGAAGCGCGACACCGGAGAAGCCCTGTTCGGGGTGCTCAAAGCGCATTTTGAGGCCGACTTCGGAACGCGGTTCCTTGCGCTGTCCCTGGACATCACTGAATTCAGCGGCGCCGGCACCTTCAAGCACAACAACATTCACGCCCGCTACCGCCAGGAGCGAGCGTGA
- the hpaD gene encoding 3,4-dihydroxyphenylacetate 2,3-dioxygenase: MMTVPNTIRIAHGIFYVTDLAASRHFYVDLLGLNVLHETEGALYLRANEDREWTLKLELAPEAGVKHLAYRVGTPADLDALTAFLDTQGLPYRWETEVDRPRLLRFQDPYGVPVAFYAESVKHPWLLQEYHLHRGAGLQRIDHINVMTPDVQSVMRWYMDHLGFRLSEYTEDDHGRIWAAWIQRRGSVHDLALTNGAGPRLHHFAYWMPDMQSIIRTCDILAGARMPEHIERGPGRHGISNAFFLYIRDPDGHRIELYTSDYLTVDPDFEPIRWHLNDPRRQTLWGARTPKSWFEEGSLLEAYGGGWVQPRESELQGLPVHVI; this comes from the coding sequence GCCACTTCTACGTGGACCTGCTGGGCCTGAACGTCCTGCACGAAACCGAGGGCGCGCTGTACCTGCGCGCCAACGAGGACCGCGAATGGACCCTGAAACTCGAACTTGCGCCCGAAGCGGGTGTCAAGCACCTCGCGTACCGCGTGGGCACGCCCGCCGACCTGGACGCCCTCACAGCGTTCCTGGACACCCAGGGCCTTCCCTACCGCTGGGAGACCGAAGTCGACCGTCCGCGCCTGCTGCGCTTTCAGGACCCCTACGGCGTGCCCGTCGCGTTCTACGCGGAGTCCGTCAAACACCCCTGGCTGCTGCAGGAGTACCACCTGCACCGCGGCGCGGGCCTGCAACGCATCGACCACATCAACGTCATGACGCCGGACGTACAGAGCGTGATGCGCTGGTACATGGATCACCTGGGGTTCCGCCTCAGCGAGTACACCGAGGACGATCACGGCCGCATCTGGGCGGCGTGGATTCAGCGCCGCGGCAGCGTGCACGACCTGGCGCTCACGAACGGCGCCGGGCCCCGGCTGCACCACTTCGCGTACTGGATGCCGGACATGCAGAGCATCATCCGCACCTGCGACATTCTCGCCGGGGCGCGCATGCCCGAGCACATCGAACGCGGCCCGGGCCGGCACGGCATCAGCAACGCCTTTTTCCTGTACATCCGCGACCCGGACGGCCACCGCATCGAGCTGTACACCAGCGACTACCTCACGGTCGACCCGGACTTCGAACCGATCCGCTGGCACCTGAACGACCCGCGCCGCCAGACGCTGTGGGGCGCCAGGACGCCAAAAAGCTGGTTTGAGGAAGGCTCGCTGCTCGAAGCCTACGGGGGCGGCTGGGTGCAGCCGCGCGAGAGTGAGCTGCAGGGCCTGCCCGTTCACGTGATCTAA
- a CDS encoding MIP/aquaporin family protein — protein MPASLRRALTAELLGTFALVFFGPGAAVVQAQTGALGHLGVALVFGLTVTAVIAALAPVSGAHINPAATVALTLAGRFPRAQVLPYVAAQLTGAVLAASVLLGLFGLTGDLGATVPAGSLLQAFALETLLTFFLLLIALRSGLPWVVGGVVALEAAMAGPITGASMNPARSFGPALASGVWTAHWVYWAAPLLGAALAAAANRLLTPAQPLGTSPERAQEFVPDRNAR, from the coding sequence GTGCCCGCCTCCCTGCGCCGCGCGCTGACCGCCGAACTGCTCGGCACCTTCGCCCTGGTGTTTTTCGGCCCGGGCGCGGCCGTTGTGCAGGCGCAGACGGGCGCGCTGGGGCACCTGGGCGTCGCGCTGGTGTTCGGCCTGACGGTCACGGCAGTGATTGCCGCGCTGGCACCGGTCAGCGGCGCGCACATCAACCCGGCCGCCACCGTCGCGCTCACCCTCGCCGGGCGCTTCCCCCGGGCGCAGGTTCTGCCCTACGTCGCGGCCCAGCTGACCGGAGCGGTGCTGGCCGCGTCGGTCCTGCTGGGCCTGTTCGGCCTGACCGGCGACCTGGGCGCCACGGTTCCGGCAGGGAGCCTGCTTCAGGCGTTCGCGCTGGAAACCCTCCTGACGTTCTTCCTGCTGCTCATCGCGCTGCGCTCCGGCCTGCCGTGGGTGGTCGGGGGCGTCGTGGCCCTGGAAGCCGCCATGGCCGGGCCTATCACCGGCGCCAGCATGAACCCCGCCCGGTCCTTCGGGCCGGCCCTGGCGAGCGGCGTCTGGACTGCCCACTGGGTGTACTGGGCCGCGCCGCTGCTGGGCGCGGCGCTGGCCGCCGCCGCCAACCGTCTGCTTACGCCCGCTCAGCCGCTCGGCACGTCTCCAGAGCGCGCCCAGGAATTCGTTCCGGACCGAAACGCCCGATGA
- the hpaH gene encoding 2-oxo-hept-4-ene-1,7-dioate hydratase, translating into MTDAQVQDGARRLHHAEQTRAPLRQLSGQYPEFSIADAYRVQDAWVTHKLTLGRRVIGHKIGLTSRAMQQAVNINEPDYGTLLDDMVFSELQPIPSERFIVPRVEVELAFILGQDLRGPDVTVTDVLDATRWVVPAAEIIDARIERVDRETGATRKVTDTISDNAANAGIVLGGRPVRPTDVDLRWVGALLARNGVIEETGVSAGVLNHPAEGVAWLANRLAPHGVTLRAGQIVLAGSFTRPVDAAPGDVFHADYGPLGSVTLRFSR; encoded by the coding sequence CTGACCGACGCGCAGGTGCAGGACGGCGCCCGGCGCCTGCACCACGCCGAACAGACGCGCGCGCCGCTGCGGCAGCTGTCCGGCCAGTACCCGGAATTCAGCATTGCCGACGCCTACCGCGTGCAGGACGCCTGGGTCACCCACAAGCTCACGCTGGGCCGGCGCGTGATCGGCCACAAGATCGGCCTGACCTCCCGCGCCATGCAGCAGGCCGTGAACATCAATGAACCCGATTACGGCACGCTGCTCGACGATATGGTGTTCAGCGAACTGCAGCCCATCCCCAGTGAGCGCTTCATCGTGCCGCGCGTGGAAGTGGAACTGGCCTTTATCCTCGGGCAGGACCTGCGCGGCCCGGACGTCACGGTCACGGACGTGCTGGACGCCACGCGCTGGGTGGTGCCCGCCGCGGAGATCATCGACGCGCGCATCGAGCGCGTGGACCGCGAGACCGGCGCCACCCGCAAGGTCACGGACACCATCAGCGACAACGCCGCGAACGCCGGCATCGTCCTGGGGGGCCGCCCCGTGCGCCCCACCGACGTGGACCTCCGCTGGGTGGGCGCCCTCCTGGCGCGCAACGGCGTGATTGAAGAAACCGGCGTCAGTGCCGGCGTCCTGAACCACCCGGCCGAAGGCGTCGCGTGGCTCGCCAACCGCCTCGCGCCGCACGGCGTGACCCTGCGGGCCGGACAGATCGTCCTGGCCGGATCGTTCACCCGCCCGGTAGACGCCGCGCCCGGCGACGTGTTCCACGCGGACTACGGCCCGCTGGGCAGCGTCACCCTGAGGTTCAGCCGATGA
- the pstC gene encoding phosphate ABC transporter permease subunit PstC, whose amino-acid sequence MSKRIPNPSAALSSRSDRLFEVLILALAAVIVLVFLLSVYQLGTESWPAARRFGLDFFTSRLWNPVTGQFGALAMITGTLVTSLAALVISVPLAIASALFVAEYAPRWLANPVGYLIELLAAVPSVVYGLWALFVISPILSRWEQGFFQAPEKIALYTQCKALWDAGQTTLQCFFVPSSFDGRGLALAVIILTVMILPYTASVARDVIRLVPQDQREAMYALGATKWEVISRAILPYARAGIMGGVILALGRALGETLAVAMVIGDSQDVLKSLFGGASTMASVIANQFGDAQEALHRSSVVTLGLTLFIMSVIVNYVARLIIARLTPKGIQ is encoded by the coding sequence ATGAGCAAACGCATCCCCAACCCGTCCGCCGCTCTGAGCAGCCGCAGCGACCGCCTGTTCGAGGTGCTGATCCTCGCGCTCGCCGCCGTCATTGTGCTGGTGTTCCTGCTGAGCGTGTATCAGCTGGGCACCGAGTCCTGGCCGGCCGCGCGCCGGTTCGGTCTGGACTTCTTCACCAGCCGCCTCTGGAATCCCGTTACCGGGCAGTTCGGCGCGCTGGCCATGATTACCGGCACGCTGGTGACCAGCCTCGCGGCCCTGGTGATCAGCGTGCCGCTCGCCATTGCCAGCGCCCTGTTCGTTGCCGAGTACGCCCCCCGCTGGCTGGCGAATCCCGTCGGGTACCTGATCGAACTGCTGGCAGCGGTGCCCAGCGTTGTGTACGGCCTGTGGGCCCTGTTCGTGATTTCGCCCATCCTGAGCCGGTGGGAACAGGGGTTCTTCCAGGCGCCTGAGAAGATCGCGCTGTACACGCAGTGCAAGGCGCTGTGGGATGCCGGGCAGACGACACTGCAGTGCTTTTTTGTGCCCAGCTCCTTCGACGGGCGCGGCCTGGCCCTGGCCGTCATCATCCTGACCGTGATGATCCTCCCGTACACCGCGTCCGTGGCCCGGGACGTGATCCGCCTGGTGCCGCAGGACCAGCGCGAGGCAATGTACGCCCTGGGCGCCACCAAGTGGGAGGTCATCTCCCGCGCGATTCTGCCCTACGCCCGCGCCGGCATCATGGGCGGCGTGATTCTCGCGCTTGGCCGCGCGCTCGGCGAGACGCTCGCGGTGGCCATGGTCATCGGGGACAGCCAGGACGTCCTGAAGAGTCTGTTCGGCGGGGCGAGCACCATGGCGTCCGTGATTGCCAACCAGTTCGGTGACGCGCAGGAAGCCCTGCACCGTTCCAGCGTCGTCACGCTCGGCCTGACGCTGTTCATCATGAGCGTCATCGTGAACTACGTCGCGCGCCTGATCATCGCGCGCCTGACACCGAAAGGAATTCAATGA
- the pstS gene encoding phosphate ABC transporter substrate-binding protein PstS, protein MKKLFTLAAALAVTTAAAQSNLTGAGASFPYPLYSKMFAEYKGDTGVSVNYQSVGSGAGQKQITERTVDFAGSDNPMSDEAMKDAPGALLHIPTAIGAVVPAYNVPGVTAPLKFTGKVLADMYLGKIKTWNDKAITALNPGVSLPPLPITVARRSDGSGTTFVFSDYLSKVSGEWKSRVGVGNSLQWPVGTGAKGNDGVAGVVKSTPGAIGYVELVYARQNKLPFGSVQNRAGKFVLADNGPASLAAKGVVIPADTRVSLTNSANPDAYPIASFTYLIFYKEQSYAGRTQAQAAALKKLLTWVVTAGQQYNEPLDYAKLPENVAAKAKSIIGKMTFSGKKL, encoded by the coding sequence ATGAAGAAGCTTTTCACCCTCGCTGCCGCCCTCGCCGTGACCACTGCCGCCGCGCAGAGCAACCTGACCGGCGCCGGGGCCAGCTTTCCCTACCCGCTGTACAGCAAGATGTTCGCCGAGTACAAGGGGGACACCGGTGTCAGCGTGAACTACCAGTCAGTGGGCAGTGGCGCCGGCCAGAAGCAGATCACGGAACGCACCGTCGATTTCGCCGGCAGCGACAACCCCATGAGCGACGAAGCCATGAAGGACGCCCCCGGCGCGCTGCTGCACATTCCCACGGCCATCGGCGCCGTGGTGCCCGCCTACAACGTGCCCGGCGTAACCGCGCCGCTCAAATTCACCGGGAAGGTCCTGGCCGATATGTACCTCGGGAAGATCAAAACCTGGAACGACAAGGCCATCACCGCCCTGAACCCCGGCGTGAGCCTTCCCCCCCTGCCCATCACGGTTGCCCGCCGCAGCGACGGGTCCGGCACCACGTTCGTTTTCAGCGATTACCTCAGCAAGGTCAGCGGCGAGTGGAAGTCCAGGGTGGGCGTGGGCAACAGCCTCCAGTGGCCCGTCGGGACAGGCGCCAAAGGCAACGACGGCGTGGCCGGCGTCGTGAAGAGCACGCCCGGCGCGATCGGGTACGTGGAACTCGTGTACGCCAGGCAGAACAAACTGCCGTTCGGCAGTGTGCAGAACCGCGCCGGGAAGTTCGTGCTGGCCGACAACGGCCCCGCCTCCCTGGCCGCCAAAGGAGTTGTTATTCCCGCCGACACCCGCGTCAGCCTCACGAACAGCGCCAACCCCGACGCGTACCCCATCGCGAGCTTCACGTACCTGATCTTCTACAAGGAGCAGAGCTACGCGGGCCGGACGCAGGCCCAGGCGGCCGCGCTGAAAAAACTCCTGACGTGGGTGGTCACGGCGGGCCAGCAGTACAACGAGCCCCTGGACTACGCCAAGCTGCCGGAGAACGTCGCGGCGAAAGCGAAGAGCATCATCGGGAAGATGACCTTCAGCGGCAAGAAACTCTGA
- a CDS encoding metallophosphoesterase family protein — MRVAVFGDVHGNRFALEAVSADIERHRPDVWVNLGDQVHGGADPAGAWQVQQHLRARYGVLEVRGNTDERLGEPLTDTTRKRDMLTWLHGVLPPGAGAALARLPTALTLAGGEVLAAHGTPVSPWAALLRDETGWATDELVRNRLGTAGAAQVVIVGHSHLEHVRQIGAVTVVNAGAVSRQKDGCPQARWTLLERGRGAWSVTFRRVAYDVEAAAQWAAQQAPQGAREAARLRSGRGES, encoded by the coding sequence ATGAGGGTCGCGGTGTTCGGGGACGTGCACGGCAACCGCTTCGCGCTGGAAGCGGTCAGCGCAGACATCGAGCGGCACCGGCCGGACGTCTGGGTGAACCTGGGTGATCAGGTGCACGGCGGGGCGGATCCAGCCGGCGCCTGGCAGGTTCAGCAGCACCTCCGGGCGAGGTACGGCGTGCTGGAAGTCCGCGGGAACACCGACGAGCGGCTGGGCGAGCCGCTCACGGACACCACGCGGAAACGGGACATGCTGACGTGGCTGCATGGCGTGCTTCCCCCCGGGGCCGGAGCGGCCCTCGCGCGGCTGCCCACGGCGCTCACGCTCGCCGGTGGGGAAGTCCTGGCGGCGCACGGAACGCCGGTGTCCCCCTGGGCTGCCCTGCTGCGGGACGAAACCGGCTGGGCGACCGATGAACTGGTCCGCAACCGCCTGGGAACGGCGGGCGCCGCGCAGGTGGTGATTGTGGGCCACTCGCACCTGGAACACGTGCGGCAGATCGGTGCCGTGACCGTCGTCAATGCCGGCGCGGTCTCCCGCCAGAAGGACGGCTGCCCCCAGGCCCGCTGGACCCTGCTCGAACGTGGGCGCGGCGCGTGGAGCGTCACGTTCCGGCGGGTGGCGTACGATGTGGAAGCCGCCGCACAGTGGGCCGCGCAGCAGGCCCCCCAGGGCGCCAGAGAAGCCGCGCGGCTCCGGTCTGGCCGGGGAGAATCATGA